One genomic window of Providencia hangzhouensis includes the following:
- a CDS encoding transcriptional regulator — MVHVTNESCITGLQAAINAAGGQTQLAKRISELLNKPVKQQQIWNWLNRNKRVPADKVLVVEQASGISRSKLRPDLYP, encoded by the coding sequence ATGGTGCACGTAACCAATGAATCATGCATTACTGGATTGCAGGCCGCAATAAATGCAGCTGGTGGACAAACGCAGTTAGCAAAGCGTATTAGCGAGCTTCTAAATAAACCAGTAAAACAACAACAAATATGGAATTGGCTCAACAGAAATAAAAGAGTTCCCGCCGATAAAGTGCTTGTTGTCGAGCAGGCGTCAGGTATTTCAAGAAGTAAATTACGCCCTGATTTATATCCATAA
- a CDS encoding response regulator: MNILLVEDDLQLGKALCRGLELAGFNPCWVRLLADAKLQLASRNFDLMLLDLGLPDGDGHDELIAWRNMGETIPIIILTARNQMDNLVSSLDSGADDFLTKPFAMPELISRVKAVSRRMAGFSSEIWQLGNLQLNPLNHQVTLNEQLLLLSGKEYLLLYELIKNADNVVRKTDLEQRLFGLDDVESNSLEVHIHNLRRKIGKDRIITIRGIGYLLKKEVPLSES; this comes from the coding sequence ATGAATATCCTATTAGTCGAAGATGATCTTCAATTGGGAAAAGCACTATGTCGTGGGCTAGAGCTTGCAGGTTTTAATCCTTGTTGGGTAAGGCTACTTGCTGATGCAAAGTTACAACTCGCATCTCGCAATTTTGACCTAATGCTCTTAGATTTGGGCTTACCTGATGGCGATGGTCATGACGAGCTCATAGCTTGGCGTAATATGGGCGAAACTATTCCAATAATCATTCTCACGGCAAGAAACCAAATGGATAACTTAGTTTCTAGTTTAGATTCAGGTGCTGATGACTTTTTAACAAAACCATTTGCTATGCCTGAACTTATTTCCCGAGTGAAAGCCGTTAGTCGCCGTATGGCTGGGTTTTCATCTGAAATATGGCAATTGGGTAACCTGCAATTAAATCCACTTAATCATCAAGTAACCCTTAATGAGCAATTGCTACTGCTATCCGGGAAAGAATACCTATTACTCTATGAATTAATAAAAAATGCAGATAATGTTGTCAGAAAAACGGATTTAGAGCAGCGTCTATTCGGATTGGATGATGTAGAAAGTAACTCTTTAGAGGTTCATATTCATAATTTACGCCGAAAGATAGGTAAAGACCGTATAATTACTATCCGTGGCATTGGTTATCTATTAAAAAAAGAAGTGCCACTAAGTGAAAGTTAA
- a CDS encoding GNAT family N-acetyltransferase gives MLHALRIKSEDSQAIAMINQLYDTAFPLYEQRSYQGRKAILNHSDYYLLNFKENDIFIGFIGCWKIEGYYYIEHFAISPVLRGQGYGQKVLKQFCHDVGKVILEIDPIIDEISQKRWSFYQHCGFQQNEYVHAHPSYYPENKPHELRVLSYPEEIAQETYQQFNHILQTVVMDKTLL, from the coding sequence ATGTTACATGCTTTAAGAATTAAAAGTGAAGATAGCCAAGCGATAGCAATGATTAACCAGTTATATGACACCGCTTTTCCGTTATATGAACAAAGAAGCTATCAGGGAAGAAAGGCAATATTGAATCATAGCGATTATTATTTGCTCAATTTCAAAGAAAATGACATTTTCATTGGCTTTATTGGTTGTTGGAAAATCGAAGGTTATTATTATATTGAACATTTTGCCATTTCCCCCGTATTAAGAGGGCAAGGTTATGGGCAAAAGGTACTAAAACAGTTTTGTCATGATGTAGGCAAAGTGATTCTAGAAATAGATCCTATTATTGATGAAATCAGCCAAAAACGTTGGTCTTTTTATCAGCATTGTGGTTTTCAACAAAATGAATACGTCCATGCTCATCCAAGTTATTACCCAGAAAATAAGCCGCATGAGCTTAGGGTGCTAAGTTATCCAGAAGAGATTGCTCAAGAAACGTATCAGCAATTTAATCACATCTTACAAACAGTTGTGATGGATAAAACGCTATTATAA
- a CDS encoding DUF4113 domain-containing protein, giving the protein MLSPAYTTNFDELAVVKVRK; this is encoded by the coding sequence ATGTTGTCACCTGCCTACACGACAAATTTTGATGAATTAGCAGTGGTTAAAGTTAGAAAATAA
- a CDS encoding 3'-5' exonuclease, translating to MKYKHLMVDLETMSNKGNAAIVSIGAVTFEPTTGEIGPTFYSVVDLRSCERAGLHIDADTVLWWIKQSAEARSEIVGVSYELEESLADLNLFAERVLTDDVQVWGNGVDFDNVILRNAYDAVGLDPFWKHWNNRCVRTIVELGRNAGIDPKRTLEFEGEQHNALADAIHQAKYVSIIHQHLIKPVNDDI from the coding sequence ATGAAATATAAACACTTAATGGTAGATCTAGAAACTATGAGCAATAAAGGCAATGCCGCTATTGTGTCCATTGGTGCTGTGACTTTTGAACCAACAACGGGTGAGATTGGCCCTACATTTTATAGTGTGGTTGATTTAAGAAGTTGCGAACGTGCGGGTCTTCATATCGATGCTGATACCGTCCTTTGGTGGATAAAGCAAAGCGCTGAAGCTAGATCGGAAATTGTTGGTGTTAGTTATGAGTTAGAAGAATCACTAGCCGACCTAAATCTTTTTGCCGAGAGAGTTCTAACTGATGATGTTCAGGTGTGGGGTAATGGCGTTGATTTTGACAATGTTATTTTGCGTAACGCATATGATGCTGTCGGTTTAGATCCGTTCTGGAAACATTGGAACAATCGCTGTGTTAGAACAATTGTAGAGCTAGGCCGCAATGCTGGTATTGATCCTAAGCGTACACTCGAATTTGAAGGAGAACAACACAATGCATTAGCTGATGCAATTCATCAAGCTAAGTATGTGTCTATTATCCACCAGCATTTAATTAAACCAGTTAACGACGATATTTAA
- a CDS encoding XRE family transcriptional regulator: MMSIAKRLLEARIKAGMSQADLAEKVGVSQQSIQKIESGQTNAPRRIADIAKAVNVSAHWLQFGVRDENGKKTDFEVKEWEDVSVYSDADFVDIPVLDIELAAGCGANAEVVESEEYTYPFRRGELRKYGVSASNARIVKIIGNSLYPVLNSGDLVAIDISNKKIKDGDLYAIRDGVLLRVKILVYRPDGGLIIRSFNKDEYPDEQVPRSESVVRVHVIGRVFWSSRSW, translated from the coding sequence ATAATGTCGATAGCTAAAAGGTTGTTAGAGGCAAGAATAAAAGCAGGAATGAGCCAAGCGGATCTTGCTGAGAAAGTTGGTGTTAGCCAACAATCAATACAAAAAATCGAATCAGGCCAAACTAACGCTCCTAGGAGAATTGCTGACATTGCTAAGGCAGTAAATGTTTCCGCTCATTGGCTTCAATTTGGTGTTCGCGACGAAAATGGAAAGAAGACCGACTTTGAAGTAAAAGAATGGGAGGATGTTTCTGTATATAGTGATGCTGATTTTGTGGATATACCAGTGCTAGATATTGAACTTGCCGCTGGTTGCGGGGCTAATGCTGAAGTTGTTGAATCGGAAGAGTACACATACCCATTCCGTAGGGGTGAGCTACGTAAATACGGTGTTAGTGCTAGCAACGCTAGAATCGTTAAAATAATTGGCAATAGCCTTTACCCAGTACTAAATAGCGGTGATCTAGTAGCTATTGATATTAGCAATAAAAAGATTAAAGATGGTGATCTTTACGCTATAAGGGATGGGGTGCTGTTGCGTGTAAAAATTCTCGTATATAGACCCGACGGCGGGCTTATCATACGGAGCTTTAATAAAGATGAATACCCTGACGAGCAGGTACCTAGAAGTGAGTCTGTCGTCAGAGTTCATGTAATTGGCAGGGTTTTTTGGTCATCAAGAAGCTGGTAA
- a CDS encoding BRCT domain-containing protein, producing MNINPAFNYKRNRDKLFANLISIIDGVLSDCELSDSEILYITTWLSDSEVISSNPFVMLLQERISRVLEDGVITAEERQEIKQTLLDVQRAIMDMPNVDLYSKESDINLLNGLCKGIVADKDLSIDEINYLDWWLTQNGMLKRNYPGKHLYQLVKTIKEDGVIDQNESDLLYKALVDFSGTDLNTGIVDGLSCQLPCDDIDSLDLYGASFCLTGNFVLGKRSIVSKMIEDAGGSVTDRVTQSTDYLVIGGLSSRDWRYSTHGRKIEKAIDDRDSGKSSVKITTEDILMKYLPAS from the coding sequence ATGAACATCAACCCGGCTTTCAACTACAAAAGAAATCGAGACAAGTTATTTGCTAACCTGATTTCGATTATTGATGGTGTTTTGTCCGATTGCGAACTATCAGATTCTGAGATTTTATATATCACGACATGGCTCTCCGATTCTGAAGTGATTTCTAGCAATCCATTTGTAATGCTTTTACAAGAGAGGATATCAAGGGTTTTAGAGGATGGAGTGATAACGGCCGAAGAAAGGCAAGAGATAAAGCAGACGCTATTAGATGTGCAGCGGGCTATAATGGACATGCCTAATGTTGATTTGTATTCTAAAGAGTCAGATATTAATCTGTTAAATGGGCTCTGCAAAGGGATTGTGGCAGACAAAGATTTAAGTATAGATGAAATTAACTACTTAGATTGGTGGTTAACTCAAAATGGGATGTTGAAAAGAAATTATCCCGGAAAGCATTTATATCAACTAGTTAAAACAATCAAGGAAGATGGGGTTATAGATCAAAATGAAAGCGATTTGCTATATAAAGCTTTAGTTGACTTTTCAGGCACGGATTTAAATACTGGGATTGTTGATGGGCTATCATGTCAATTACCATGCGACGATATTGATTCCCTAGATCTATACGGAGCGTCTTTTTGCCTAACAGGAAACTTTGTTTTAGGCAAAAGGTCTATTGTATCAAAAATGATAGAAGATGCTGGAGGCTCCGTTACTGATAGGGTGACCCAGTCTACAGATTACTTAGTAATCGGAGGGTTATCCTCACGAGACTGGCGATATTCAACACACGGAAGAAAAATAGAAAAAGCCATTGATGATAGAGATAGCGGTAAGTCCAGCGTGAAAATTACGACTGAAGATATCTTAATGAAATACTTACCAGCTTCTTGA
- a CDS encoding YmfL family putative regulatory protein, with amino-acid sequence MCKQTLKEVVKEMCKAFPGGRSAMAGALGISETTFNNKLYEKNGCRFFENDELEAIEELSGTKALVAYHMERHGITPAVKIEAESLDTVELFDIQMRLGAMQGALSVLIKDSISDGVLTPDETKAIYRKMEKVFAYALGFVGSLESVYGIKP; translated from the coding sequence ATGTGCAAACAAACATTAAAAGAAGTCGTGAAAGAAATGTGTAAAGCATTCCCTGGTGGTCGTTCAGCGATGGCTGGTGCATTAGGTATTTCTGAAACCACATTCAATAACAAGTTGTATGAGAAAAACGGCTGTCGTTTCTTTGAAAATGATGAACTTGAAGCGATTGAGGAATTATCAGGTACCAAAGCGCTGGTGGCTTATCACATGGAACGTCACGGAATTACACCGGCAGTAAAAATTGAAGCTGAGAGCTTAGATACGGTTGAGTTATTTGATATTCAAATGCGCCTTGGTGCAATGCAAGGGGCTTTAAGCGTTTTAATCAAAGACAGTATTTCTGATGGCGTTCTAACACCAGATGAAACAAAGGCTATCTACAGAAAGATGGAAAAAGTCTTTGCTTATGCGCTTGGGTTTGTTGGTTCTTTGGAAAGTGTTTATGGGATTAAACCATGA
- a CDS encoding sensor histidine kinase, translating into MKVKSFFIYTFGLQISSVIFLWLLLVGWLQFFYWPSIHDELNAQQNIVTQGFAKTLDVVADKPEYFNKIADNLQELYSSAMESGDNISYRPFMVVRDKQGNVYYRNSDKLHVPSLKSVSELAALHKDWHFTSAWNDQKTFEVVIAESYSDRKSLLGNPAEGTAIPLAFILGIMLLAILITAYFSLRPLRQSAKLISSRQPGNLTPIETKEQYKEIRPIIAAINNLMSRVDAANQREKRFMADAAHELRTPIAAVIAQLHLLMQIDNPKEKGEIINDMQETLNRAASLSHQLIDLARLETEDFLLNKEQIDLPALISHLISSHIPYAINKDIDVELQSPKSFYILTDKLALSNIFTNLLENAIKYCPEKGKIKVILKDLTPFGGTISVQDNGRGIPEDSRQLIFSRFYRVPGTMETGSGLGLSIAQNLANKIGAVIRVTDGLDNQGIGFIIDLP; encoded by the coding sequence GTGAAAGTTAAATCATTTTTTATTTATACATTCGGGCTACAAATCAGTTCCGTTATTTTTCTTTGGTTATTATTAGTTGGCTGGCTCCAGTTTTTTTATTGGCCATCAATTCATGATGAGTTAAATGCACAACAGAATATCGTCACTCAAGGGTTTGCTAAAACACTTGATGTGGTTGCTGATAAACCTGAATATTTCAATAAAATAGCCGATAACCTACAAGAACTTTATTCTAGCGCAATGGAAAGTGGCGATAATATTAGTTATCGGCCTTTTATGGTTGTCAGAGATAAACAAGGGAATGTCTATTACCGAAACAGCGACAAATTACATGTTCCCTCCCTTAAATCCGTTTCTGAGCTCGCTGCATTACATAAAGACTGGCACTTTACTTCTGCATGGAATGATCAAAAAACCTTTGAGGTTGTCATTGCTGAATCTTATAGTGATCGTAAATCCTTATTAGGTAATCCAGCTGAAGGGACAGCCATCCCCCTCGCTTTCATTTTAGGTATTATGTTGCTAGCAATTTTAATTACCGCTTATTTTAGTTTGCGGCCTTTAAGACAATCAGCAAAACTCATTTCCAGCCGTCAGCCGGGTAATTTAACCCCTATAGAAACAAAAGAGCAATATAAAGAAATTCGGCCTATTATTGCTGCAATAAATAACCTTATGTCTCGTGTTGATGCTGCGAATCAACGTGAAAAGCGCTTCATGGCAGACGCCGCACATGAATTACGGACGCCGATTGCGGCTGTTATTGCTCAATTGCATTTGTTAATGCAAATTGATAATCCAAAAGAAAAAGGCGAAATTATTAATGATATGCAAGAAACTTTAAATCGTGCGGCCTCTCTATCACATCAATTAATTGACTTAGCTCGTTTAGAAACTGAAGATTTCTTGTTAAATAAAGAACAAATTGACCTGCCTGCATTAATCAGCCATTTAATATCTTCACACATACCTTACGCCATTAACAAAGATATTGATGTCGAACTCCAAAGCCCAAAATCTTTTTATATCCTCACAGATAAACTCGCATTAAGTAATATTTTTACTAATCTGCTTGAAAATGCGATTAAATATTGCCCTGAAAAAGGGAAAATCAAGGTCATTTTAAAAGACCTTACCCCATTTGGTGGGACTATTTCTGTTCAAGATAACGGCCGAGGAATTCCAGAAGACAGTCGCCAGCTTATATTTTCTCGCTTTTATCGAGTACCTGGAACAATGGAAACCGGAAGCGGTTTAGGTTTATCTATCGCCCAGAATTTAGCCAATAAAATCGGTGCTGTAATTAGAGTTACTGATGGATTAGACAATCAAGGTATTGGTTTTATTATTGATTTACCCTAA
- a CDS encoding cysteine hydrolase family protein → MSKALVIIDLIEEIIGKNGLSNSSYQQTCSRKIVEKANQAAQYARNHHIPVIWVKVGFSDNYHDVPAGSPMFQQAKKLGALKLSGTGCHWAHDLEVAFRDPVMIKKGVSAFAGNHFHKWLTDNDITELFIGGVSTVKAIQSTARQAHDLGYFVTVLEDLCAAPTPELHQQSIQALDGMVTISSVKEFIQLK, encoded by the coding sequence ATGTCCAAAGCATTAGTAATTATTGATCTCATTGAAGAGATAATTGGTAAAAATGGCTTATCTAATTCAAGTTACCAGCAAACTTGCTCGCGAAAAATTGTTGAAAAAGCTAATCAAGCGGCACAATATGCAAGAAACCATCATATTCCAGTGATTTGGGTTAAGGTTGGGTTTTCAGACAATTATCACGATGTGCCAGCTGGTTCCCCTATGTTTCAGCAAGCCAAAAAACTTGGAGCCTTAAAATTAAGTGGCACGGGGTGTCATTGGGCTCATGACCTTGAAGTGGCATTTCGTGACCCAGTAATGATTAAAAAAGGGGTTTCTGCATTTGCAGGAAATCATTTCCATAAATGGCTTACCGATAATGATATTACCGAGTTGTTTATTGGCGGAGTTAGTACCGTAAAGGCCATTCAAAGCACTGCGAGACAGGCTCATGATTTAGGGTATTTTGTTACAGTACTTGAGGATTTATGTGCCGCTCCAACGCCAGAACTCCACCAGCAAAGTATTCAGGCATTGGATGGCATGGTAACCATTTCTTCAGTTAAAGAATTTATTCAATTAAAATAA
- a CDS encoding class I SAM-dependent methyltransferase, with protein sequence MSQNIYDDPDFFAGYATLPRSVEGLSGAPEWDAIQRLLPDLNGKSIIDLGCGYGWFCRWASAQGATQVTGVDLSEKMLTKAISMTDDSAITYLRADMEKLSLPTEQYDLIYSSLALHYVVDIYSLLTKLYQALNQGGRVIFSAEHPIYTAPLIQEWCIDKYGNKAWPVNQYQQEGNRISHWFADGVVKQHRKLSTWINLLISAGFEIIELDEWGPSCEQIIENPTLDEEKERPMIFIISAQKP encoded by the coding sequence ATGTCTCAAAATATTTATGATGACCCTGATTTTTTTGCAGGATATGCAACATTGCCTCGCTCAGTCGAAGGGCTAAGTGGTGCACCAGAGTGGGATGCAATACAACGGTTATTACCAGATTTAAATGGGAAATCTATTATAGATTTAGGTTGTGGTTATGGCTGGTTTTGTCGGTGGGCAAGTGCTCAAGGGGCAACACAGGTAACAGGCGTTGACCTCTCAGAAAAAATGTTAACAAAGGCGATTTCAATGACAGATGATTCCGCTATAACATACTTACGTGCTGATATGGAAAAGTTGAGCTTACCTACTGAACAGTATGATTTGATCTATAGCTCGCTGGCTCTACATTATGTGGTCGATATTTATTCTCTATTAACTAAGTTATATCAAGCTCTAAATCAAGGTGGGAGGGTGATTTTTTCTGCAGAACATCCAATATACACCGCACCACTTATTCAAGAATGGTGTATAGATAAGTATGGTAATAAAGCCTGGCCGGTTAATCAGTACCAGCAAGAAGGCAATAGAATTAGCCATTGGTTTGCTGATGGTGTCGTAAAGCAACACAGAAAATTATCCACTTGGATTAACTTATTAATTTCTGCTGGGTTTGAAATAATTGAACTGGACGAGTGGGGGCCATCGTGCGAGCAAATTATAGAAAATCCGACATTAGATGAGGAAAAAGAGAGACCAATGATATTTATTATTAGTGCTCAAAAGCCATAA
- the csrA gene encoding carbon storage regulator CsrA: MLILTRRVSEEVMIGDDIKIKILGVKGNQVRIGVAAPEEVSVHREEIYQRVLAERNNASASK; this comes from the coding sequence ATGCTTATTTTAACCCGTAGAGTCAGTGAAGAAGTCATGATCGGCGATGATATTAAAATTAAAATCTTAGGGGTCAAAGGAAACCAAGTGCGGATTGGTGTTGCTGCCCCCGAAGAAGTATCAGTACATCGTGAAGAAATTTATCAACGTGTTTTAGCTGAAAGAAATAATGCCAGTGCTAGTAAGTAG
- a CDS encoding DUF4222 domain-containing protein — protein sequence MSNEKHKNLNRHFRDKRGRIVHVVEWDKPRQRVVFMLDDYEHPCFEPLEQFKKYYTEVK from the coding sequence GTGAGCAATGAAAAGCATAAAAACCTTAATCGACACTTCCGAGATAAGCGAGGCCGTATTGTCCATGTTGTTGAGTGGGACAAACCAAGGCAACGGGTTGTTTTCATGCTCGATGACTATGAGCACCCCTGTTTTGAGCCCCTCGAACAATTCAAAAAATATTACACAGAAGTTAAGTAA
- a CDS encoding DinI-like family protein: MLRIEVLFDKNAPQKPSSVVLQALETEILRKLQNQYPDMVTRVGFSSQQRVNISGTKIAEDKTRIEEILEEIWMDDGWVPEETTED; this comes from the coding sequence ATGTTACGTATCGAAGTATTATTTGATAAAAACGCTCCGCAAAAACCCAGTTCAGTGGTTTTACAAGCTCTTGAAACTGAGATTTTACGCAAACTTCAGAACCAATATCCTGATATGGTAACTCGGGTTGGGTTTAGCTCACAACAACGCGTTAATATTTCAGGAACAAAAATAGCGGAGGATAAAACTCGTATTGAAGAAATACTGGAAGAAATATGGATGGATGATGGTTGGGTCCCAGAAGAGACAACAGAGGATTAA
- a CDS encoding DUF7167 family protein, whose product MSKQMVLVARTNKIGSDSECGLGITEDEWDKLTEEEQSGYINTAIDNLVDWYVKTED is encoded by the coding sequence ATGAGTAAGCAAATGGTTTTAGTTGCAAGGACAAATAAGATTGGCTCTGACTCTGAATGTGGGCTGGGTATTACTGAGGACGAATGGGATAAATTAACCGAAGAAGAGCAATCAGGATATATCAATACTGCAATTGATAATCTTGTTGATTGGTATGTGAAGACAGAAGATTAA
- the rdgC gene encoding recombination-associated protein RdgC: MSVFNVKNLVIYRITRDIDFNNIEEQLSNLKYEPCGSFDMQRFGFIPPLGIGNSDCLTHKVNDQMLISLFKEDKMLPTPVINNELNKKIEKLEADQGRKLKKAERQAIKDEVIQELLPRAFSKYTRFDVWVNLTDGFIAALVSSHRRAEDCFAMIRKALGSLPVVPLTMKDPIELTLTEWVRSGQLPKGFIFGEQSEMKAILEEGGIAKYTKQDLISDEIQTNIEAGKLVTKLSLGYEDRVTFCIDDSFVLSKLKFDSAFLETNDDIEREDYNQRFDADFFLIISELNILIKALIDSLGGEAKL, from the coding sequence ATGAGTGTTTTTAATGTTAAAAATCTAGTTATTTATCGGATAACTCGCGATATTGATTTTAATAATATCGAAGAGCAGTTATCAAATTTAAAATATGAGCCTTGCGGTTCATTTGATATGCAACGTTTTGGCTTCATTCCACCACTTGGCATTGGTAATTCTGATTGTTTGACTCATAAAGTTAATGACCAGATGCTTATATCTCTTTTTAAAGAAGATAAAATGCTACCAACTCCTGTTATCAATAATGAGTTAAATAAAAAAATTGAGAAGCTAGAAGCAGATCAGGGTAGAAAATTAAAGAAAGCTGAACGCCAAGCCATTAAAGATGAAGTTATTCAGGAACTGCTACCTCGTGCGTTCTCTAAGTATACTCGTTTCGATGTATGGGTTAATCTTACTGATGGCTTTATTGCTGCGCTAGTATCGTCACACCGACGTGCTGAAGATTGTTTTGCAATGATACGTAAGGCTCTTGGTTCTCTGCCTGTCGTACCGTTAACGATGAAAGACCCTATTGAATTAACGCTAACAGAATGGGTTAGAAGCGGGCAATTACCAAAAGGCTTTATATTTGGTGAGCAATCAGAAATGAAAGCCATCCTTGAAGAAGGTGGAATTGCTAAATATACAAAACAAGACTTAATTTCTGATGAAATTCAAACGAATATTGAAGCAGGTAAATTAGTCACTAAATTATCATTAGGTTATGAAGATAGGGTTACATTCTGTATTGATGATAGTTTTGTTTTATCTAAGCTTAAATTTGATTCCGCATTTTTAGAAACTAATGATGATATCGAACGAGAAGATTATAACCAACGCTTTGATGCTGATTTCTTCTTAATTATTTCTGAATTAAATATTTTAATAAAAGCATTAATTGATTCACTTGGCGGCGAAGCCAAGCTTTAA
- a CDS encoding tyrosine-type recombinase/integrase — protein MAARPRNRQYRHLPDFLNFDKTRQRYVLTLITGKRKTIGTDRAYSIAVAREYNLRMRPETAVSLNGLINESGGLKGEGEALSIHMDRLMERIVKDEQPAKSTLSDWKKDIERIKEFFSDIACCDITLEHVNDYINHYHADGSANVQNRKVLFLKKIFSYAMDESLMLDNPAARKKMRRLEGKQRKRLSFENFIKIRNFAEPWLRTAMDLALQTTQARLEVSRIKYNIKKPKEGVCGCVWLDVPVNGIYGTLYIHRQKVKDKEAAHVAIPIGGELKRIIEESRDNIASPYVVHRLPIKNSNPISSEVQHPTQVVPSYLSRAFSKARDKAGAYADLPQEQRPTFHEIRALAAHLFEKSGVDPQARMAHSDAKSTKIYTQDHVEWVSVPHAEIKVG, from the coding sequence ATGGCAGCAAGGCCAAGAAATAGGCAATACAGACACTTGCCAGACTTTCTCAACTTTGACAAAACCCGCCAGCGTTACGTGTTAACACTGATAACAGGCAAACGAAAAACCATAGGCACCGACCGTGCCTATTCAATCGCTGTCGCGCGTGAGTATAACCTAAGAATGCGCCCAGAAACCGCTGTCAGCTTAAATGGGCTAATTAATGAGTCTGGCGGACTCAAGGGTGAAGGTGAAGCTTTATCTATTCATATGGATAGATTAATGGAGCGCATTGTTAAAGATGAGCAGCCAGCAAAAAGCACCCTATCCGATTGGAAAAAAGACATTGAGCGCATAAAAGAGTTTTTTAGTGATATTGCTTGTTGTGATATTACTCTAGAGCATGTTAACGATTATATAAACCATTACCACGCTGATGGATCTGCTAACGTCCAAAATCGGAAAGTATTATTTTTGAAGAAAATATTTAGCTACGCAATGGATGAATCATTAATGCTAGATAATCCTGCCGCACGTAAGAAAATGCGAAGATTGGAAGGAAAACAAAGAAAGCGTCTATCATTTGAAAACTTTATTAAAATACGCAATTTTGCGGAGCCTTGGCTACGTACAGCTATGGATCTAGCTTTACAGACAACACAAGCAAGGCTTGAAGTTTCAAGAATAAAATACAACATTAAAAAACCCAAAGAAGGCGTTTGCGGTTGTGTATGGCTTGATGTGCCAGTAAATGGTATCTATGGAACGTTATATATCCATAGGCAAAAGGTTAAAGATAAAGAAGCGGCCCATGTTGCAATTCCAATCGGTGGCGAATTAAAGCGGATCATCGAGGAAAGCAGAGATAACATTGCAAGCCCCTATGTTGTTCATCGGCTACCAATAAAAAACAGCAACCCGATTAGCTCAGAGGTTCAGCACCCTACACAAGTAGTACCTAGTTATCTAAGTCGAGCATTTTCAAAGGCAAGGGATAAAGCAGGAGCATATGCAGACTTACCACAAGAACAACGGCCAACATTTCATGAAATAAGGGCTTTAGCTGCTCATTTATTTGAGAAGTCAGGCGTAGATCCTCAAGCAAGGATGGCGCATAGTGATGCGAAATCCACTAAAATTTATACGCAAGATCATGTTGAGTGGGTCAGCGTACCGCATGCTGAAATTAAGGTGGGATAA
- a CDS encoding GNAT family N-acetyltransferase, with protein MKTNFRVATPIDINAIFSIDTIATAERYKDITQWSEQGICYVLESNNEILAYGVLHYHFYSHAFIELLMVNKNHRRQGLGLILINKLKMQSKPQKIFTSTNQSNTATQQLLIKAGFVPSGYIENLDDNDPELIYCYIPD; from the coding sequence ATGAAAACTAACTTTAGAGTAGCAACACCAATTGATATAAATGCTATATTTTCCATAGATACTATTGCGACCGCAGAACGCTATAAAGACATTACCCAATGGAGCGAGCAAGGAATATGTTATGTACTGGAATCCAACAACGAAATATTGGCTTATGGCGTTCTACATTATCATTTCTATTCCCATGCCTTTATAGAGCTATTAATGGTAAATAAAAACCATCGTCGACAAGGCCTTGGCCTCATTTTAATTAATAAACTAAAAATGCAGAGTAAACCCCAAAAGATTTTTACTTCTACAAATCAATCAAATACAGCCACTCAACAGCTTTTAATAAAAGCTGGCTTTGTTCCTAGTGGCTACATTGAAAATTTAGATGATAATGATCCCGAACTTATCTATTGCTATATACCTGATTAA